The DNA window GGGAGACGTCCTGGCCTTCGTCGAAGTGAAGGCGCGCCCATCTCTCGAGGCTGGTCTTGAGGCGATCGCCGCCGAAGGCTATCGCCGCATCGAGGCGGCGGCCGATCTTTATCTGTCTCGGCATCCACAGTTCATCAATTTCACGCTGCGCTTCGACCTCGTCGTGGTGCGCCCCCACCGCTGGCCGCACCATATCGAAAACGCTTTTTCGTGAAGTGCTTTCCCGTTGCGCGGCAGCCGGAAGCCGCCCATAAACGGCAGCGTCCCTTCCCGAAGACGAGTTGTTGCCATGAGCCTTTCCGTCGCCGTCCAGATGGACCATATCGCCTCGATCCGCCTCGCTGGCGATTCCACCTTCGCGCTGATGCTGGAGGCGCAGAAGCGGGGGCATAGTCTCTTCCACTACACGCCCGACAAGCTGACGCTGCGTTCGGGTCAGGTCACAGCGCCGATCGAGCCGGTGGTGGTGCGTGACGAGCCTGGCAATCACTTCACGCTGGGTTCGCCGGAAAAGACCGACCTGTCGACGCTCGATGTGGTGCTGCTCCGCCAGGATCCGCCCTTCGATATGGCCTACCTTTCCACGACCTACCTGCTAGAGCGCATCCATCCCTCGACGCTGGTGGTCAACGACCCGGCAGAGGTGCGCGACGCGCCTGAAAAGCTATTGGTGATGAACTATCCCGAGCTGATGCCGGAGACGATCATCACGCGTGATCCGGACGAGATCAGGGCCTTCCGCGCCGAGTTCGGCGATATCGTGCTGAAGCCGCTCTACGGCGCCGGCGGCCAGGGCGTCTACCACGTGAAGCCCGACGACGACAATTTCAGTGCCTTCCTCGAGCTATTCCTGACGCAGTCGCGCGATCCGTTCATCGCCCAACGCTACCTGCCGGCCGTCCGCGCTGGCGACAAGCGCATCATCCTCGTCGACGGCAAGTTCGCTGGTCTGGTCAACCGCGTGCCTGCCGAGGGCGACCTTCGCTCCAACATGGTGCGGGGTGGAGCGGCGGCCACCACCGAGGTGAGCAAGCGCGACCTCGAGATCTGCGAAGCGATCGGGGCGGAACTCAGCGATCGCGGACTGATCTTCGTCGGCATCGATGTCATCGGTGACAAGCTGACCGAGATCAACGTGACGTCGCCGACAGGCATACGAGCGATTCGACGGCTGGGCGGCCCCGATGTGGCGGCTCTGGTGTGGGACGCCATCGAATCACATTTTTAGGGAATCAGAACTTCTCATCCGGATAGACGCCCCAGAGAGACCCCTGGGCGATCCAGCCGGAAAAGCCTTTGCCGTCGAGCCGACACCAGGTGCCGTCGCATTTCTCGACCGGCGCCTGCACCTTCGGCTCGACGTGCGCGGTCACCCGGCTTGCATCGTCGGGACTGGCATGCAGGTCGATCAGCGTCTTGTCGGCGGCCCAGGGTGCAACGATGGCCGTGCGCGTGCCCGACAGGAGCGAATGGAACACCCAACCCTCGCCACCTTCGAAATCACGAATGCGCCGCCAGTTCTCGAATTCCTGGGTGATCTCCACTGGCATGCCGGCGCGCACATAGCGCCATACCACCGCCTGGTCTCGTGATGGTCCCTGGCGGACGTTGACGGAGTCCGATTTCAGGCTGACGAAACGCGGCACTGGCAGGCCAGAGCTGCCGACGGTCATGTTTTGAGCCAGCGAGGGACTCGCAAGCAGCAGCCCCGCGGCCAGAATGATCGCCGCCTTTAGCCTCGCCGCCCCCATCGTTGCCCCACCTTCCATGCCTAAAACACCCGCCGCTGACAAAAGCGGCACTCGCTACAATGGTTGCCGGTCGAAGTTAACGTTGCGTCAACGCCGCCGCGCAAGGAATGATCGCGGATCGGACCTCCGCCGGATTGACGCCCGGAAGCGGCTGGCCGACACTTGCCGCGACAGGCTGTTGCCCGTCGGCAGCCTTGAGGAAGGACGAAAACCAATATGGTCGGCAAAAAGCCTTTGGTGGTGGTGACGCGCAAGCTGCCCGACGTCGTCGAGGCGCGCATGGGCGAGCTGTTCAACGTCCGCCTCAATCCGACCGATCGACCGATGACCCAGGCCGAACTGGTCGAGGCGAGCCGAATCGCCGACGTGCTGGTGCCGACCGTTACCGATCGCGTCGATAGCGGCGTCATCGGGCAGGCCGGCCAGGGCTTGAAGCTGATTGCCAATTTCGGCAATGGCGTCGACAACATCGACGTGATCAAGGCGACAGAGCGCGGCATTGCCGTGACCAACACACCCGGCGTGCTCACCGAGGACACCGCCGACATGACCATGGCGCTGATCCTCGCCGTGCCGCGTCACATGGCCGATGGCATGCGAGCGCTTCAGGCTGGCGAATGGCAGGGCTGGTCGCCCACCGGCATGCTCGGTAACCGTCTGCGGGGCAAGAAGCTCGGTATCGTCGGCATGGGGCGCATCGGTCAGGCCGTCGCTCGCCGCGCCGAAGCCTTCGGCCTGTCGGTCTTCTACCACAACCGCCATCGCCTGCCGCCGGAGATCGAGGACAAGCTCGCAGCCACCTGGTGCGAAAGCCTCGACCAAATGCTGAATCGCATGGACATCGTGACCGTCCATTGCCCGCACACGCCGGCGACCTACCATCTTCTGTCGGCGCGTCGACTGAAGCTGATGCGCTCGGATGCCTATCTCATCAACACCGCTCGTGGCGAGATCGTCGACGAGGCGGCCCTGACGCGCATGCTGATCGCTGGCGAGCTGGCTGGCGCCGGCCTCGACGTCTACGAGCAGGAGCCGGCGATCAGTCCGAAGCTCGTCAAATGCGGTCGTGCGCTGCTGCTGCCCCACATGGGTTCGGCTACCATCGAGAGCCGCATCGAGATGGGGGAAAAGGTGATCGTCAACATCCGCGCCTTCATGGACGAGCATCACCTGCCCGACCGCGTGTTGCCGTCGATGTTGTGAGACTTTTGCCTCAGGTACCGGAAGCCGCTGACGCGGCTTCAACTTCATTGAATTCAGACCGGCAATTTCAGACCATTGTCGCGAGCAAGCTGGGCAAGACTGACGGCCGGGCGTGGACCGATATGGCCGACGCACTCGCTACCAGCAAGGCAACCCAACCGGGTCGCTTCGACGAGTGGCAGGTTGCGGGAACGCGCGTAGAGGAAGCCGGCGGCGAATTGATCGCCGGCACCGGTCATATCCACCAACTCATCCACCTGCGACGCAGGCGCCGACACCAACTCATCGCCGTCGAAGGCCAGCGCGCCGTCGGCACCCAGCGTCACCGCCGCTGCCTTGCAGTCGCGCCGGAGGCAGGCGACCGCGGTATCAAGGTCATGCGTTTCGTAAAGCGCCTTGGCCTCTTCCTTATTGGCGAAGACGAGATCCACGGTGCCAGAACGCATCAGCTCGAGGAATTCGGCGCGAAAACGATCGACACAGAAGCTGTCCGACAAGCTGATGGAGGCAAGACGGCCATGAGCATGCGCAATGGCCGCCGCCTTGCGGAAGGCCTTCTTGGCTTCCGGCGGATCCCACAGGAAGCCCTCGAGATAGGTATAGCGGGCAGCGGCCACTATCTTTTCTTCGATGTCATCGACGGTGAGATGATGACACGCGCCGAGATAGGTGTTCATGGTCCGCTCACTGTCGGGCGTGATCAAAATCATGCAGCGAGCAGTGGGGGCGCCGTCAAAAAGCGGCCGCGTCTCGAAATGCACGCCCTGCGAGCGGATATCGTGGGTGAAAACTTCGCCGAAGGCGTCGGTCGCCACCTTGCCGATATAGGCGGCGCGCCCACCGAAGGAGGCAACGCCGGCCGCCGTGTTGGCCGCCGAGCCGCCGGACGCCTCGACCGCAGGGCCCATCATGTCGTAGATACGCTCGGCCTCCTCAGCGTCGATCAACCGCATCATGCTTTTGGTGACACCAAGCCTCACCAACATGTCTTCTTCAGCGGGAGAGAGAATGTCGACGATGGCATTGCCGATAGTCAGCACATCGAAGTCGAGGCTCATCTGAAAAAGTCTCCTTGGTCCTGCGTCGACGCGGACAGCTCTTCCATTTGGCGTAGACCATTCCCAACTGACCGACAAGCCGCGCCAATACGGCATTTGAAGGAGAAATTCGCAGAATGTTGAATGCCGTCTTGTTCGCCCTGCGCGACATACCTACACCGCCCTTCCGGGCCGTGCTTTTGAAGTCCATTGGCTTAACGCTCGCATTGCTCGCCGTGGTCTGGATCGGTACCTTCGCGGCGGCCGAACACTTTGCAACAGCACTGCCGGAAGACTGGCGGACAGCAGTCGATTGGCTGGTTGGCCTTGTTCTGTTCGTCGGCCTCGGGTTTCTGGTCGCTCCGGTGGCGGCACTGTTCGCCGGTCTTTACGCCGACGAGGTGGCGGAAGTCGTAGAACGGACGCGCTATCCTGCCGACCGGCCGGGCGTATCGCAGCCGCTGATGACCAGCCTCATCTTGGCGTTACGGTTTACCGCCTTGGTGGTGCTGGTCAACATCGCGATGCTGCCGCTGCTCTTCCTGCCAGGCCTCAACGTACCCGTCTTCCTGGTCGTTAATGCCTATCTGCTGGGAAGAGAATATTTCGAACAGGTCGCGATGCGCTTTCGCTCGCCGGAGGCAGCGCGCGCGCTCCGAGGCGTCCATTCCGGCAAGGTTATGCTGGGCGGCCTTTCAATAGCGCTGCTGCTTGCCATACCCATCGTTAATATCCTGACGCCCCTCTACGCCACGGCGCTCATGGTGCACATCGTGAAGCTTGCCGAGCGACAGGAACGGGTTTGATCATCCCGTCATCAGGTTGGCGGTGTGCCGTTGTCGGCCAGCACTTCACCGGCGAGATAAAGCGAGCCGCAGATCAGGATGCGCGGGGCTGGTCCCGACCACGTTTCGCGGAGATGGGAAAGGGCGGCGGTAACCCCGCTGGTCGCCATGGCTGTAACGCCAGCCCCGCGCGCCTCGGCGGCAAGCGCCTGGGGGTCGCGCGCCGAGTCCGATCCACGGATAGGCACCGTATAAACGCGGCGAGCAAGGCCGGCGAAAGCCTCGAAGAAGCCAGCCGGATCCTTGGTCACGAGCATGCCGGCAACGAGCACCAGCGGCCGGGCAACGCGCTCCTCGAGATCTGCCATTGCCGAAGCGATCACCTCGCCGGCGCCGGGATTGTGTCCACCGTCGAGCCAGATCTCCGAGCCTTCCGGGGCGGCGTCGACAATGGCGCCGGTGGTCAGTCGTTGCAGTCGCGCCGGCCACTCCACGCGTTCCATGCCGCGCTCGAAGGCATCATGCCCCACTCGAAAGCCGGCCGCCCGCACAGCGGCAATGGCCGCACCGGCGTTGGCGATCTGGTGACGGCCGGGAAGGCGCGGCCGCGGCAAATCGAGCAGACCGTCGACATCCTGGAACACCAGGCGACCGTGCTCTTCGAAGGCCGTCCACTCCTGACCGCCGATCATCATCGAACCGGCGCGAACTTCCGAGGCCACACGTTCGATCACGGCGACGACACCGTCCGGATTGGGCGACAACACCACCGGCGCGCCGGCTTTGATGATGCCGGCCTTCTCGAAGGCGATCTTCTCGACTGTGTCTCCGAGATGGGCCTGATGATCCAGCGAAATCGAGGTGATGATCGAGACTGCCGGATGATCGACGACGTTGGTGGAATCGAACCGGCCACCAAGGCCAACCTCCAGCAACAAAGCGTCGGCCGGCCGCTCGGCGAACAGAAGAAAACCAGCTGCGGTGAGCAACTCGAACAAAGTAATTGCCTCGTCGCCGTTGGCTTTCTCTGTGCGGGAAAGCGCATCAGCCAGGGCATCGTCACCGACGAAGCTCGAGGCGCCGGAACTATCGGCGAGGCGGAAACGCTCGTTGTAGCGAACGAGATGCGGCGATGTGTCGGCGTGCACCCGTAGCCCGTCGGCTTCCAGGATCGCCCGAAGAAAGGCCACAGTCGATCCCTTACCGTTGGTGCCGGCGACGTGGAAGACGGGCGGCAGACGGCGTTCGGGGTTGCCGAGCGCGTCGAGCAGGCGGCGGATACGGCCGAGCGAAAGATCAAAGCCCTTCGGCCAACGCGCGCCAAGGCGGTCGATGATGTCGAGCGGCGTTTCCATGGCAGACGTCCGGCTGCGGGCAAGGCGCCCAAATGGAACGCGCCGCCGTAATGGCGGCGCGGGGGATCGTGATATCGACGTCGTCGCCCGTCAGGCCGAAATGAGCGCCGTACCCTTGGAATGGGTGAGCAGGCGGACGAAGCGGCCGATAGTGGCGCGCATCTGATGGCGGTGTACCACAAGGTCGACCATGCCATGCTCGTGAAGATATTCGGCGCGCTGGAAGCCCTCCGGCAGCTTCTCACGAATGGTCTGCTCGATGACGCGCGGGCCGGCAAAACCGATCAGCGCGCCCGGCTCGGCGATGTGAACGTCGCCCAACATGGCATAGGAGGCCGTGACACCGCCAAGCGTCGGATTGGTGAGCACGACGATATAGGGCAGGCCCGCCTCCCGCAGCATCTCGACGGCCACCGTGGTGCGCGGCATCTGCATTAGCGACAGGATACCCTCCTGCATGCGGGCGCCGCCGGAAGCGGTGAACATGACGAAGGCAGCCGAACGGGCCACGGCCTCCTCGACACCACGGATGATCGCCTCACCGGCCGCGGTCCCGAGCGAGCCGCCCATGAAGTCGAAATCCTGCACGGCGGCAACCACGGCGTTACCCTCGACCCGACCAGCTCCGACCAATATGGCATCATCGTTACCGGTCTTGGCGCGCGAATCGCGCAAGCGATCGACGTAGCGCTTCTCATCGCGGAACTTGAGAGGATCCTGCGTCACGCTCGGCGTCGGAATCGCCTCGTACTCGCCGCCATCGAACAGCTGCACGAAGCGTTCCTTCGGCGGCATGCGCATGTGATAGCCGGAGTTGGGGATCACCCACTGATTGGCTTCGAGGTCGCGATGGAAAACCATCTCGCCGGTCTCCGGGCACTTTACCCAAAGATTCTCGGGCACGTCGCGCTTGGCGGACCAGAGGGAGCGGATTTTCGGGCGGACGACGTTGTTGATCCAGTTCACGGGGAGTTTCGACCTTTGCTCGCGGAACGCCGGTCGGCCATGCCGTTTCCGGCGCGGAACCGGCCGCAGCCAAGCTTGAGGGCACCGCCGGTCCTTCGTCGGGCTCTCATAGCACAGCCTTCCCGAGGACCAAAGCCCTTCCAGTTTTCCGCCATGATCGCTAACAGGTCCTCGGCTTTGGCTTCCTCGCCGCGGCTTCTGCTTTCCGTTTCCCTTTCTGACTGGCAAGACATCGCTTTTCGATGATCGTCGATCGGGTTAGCCTTGGACCGCATAGGAGACACGCCATGACGATGCCCATCATCGAACGTCGCCGCATTGAGGCGGAGATCGTCGGTCACCTCTTTCGCGAACTCACGACCCGCTTCGGCACAGGCCCGGCGCGCGAGGCCATCGATGCCGCCATCCGAAAGGCGGCGATCGCCCACGGCGAAAAATGCCGCGCTGAGCTTGGCCACATGCCGGATTTCACCGACTTCGAGGCCATCCTGCCCGCCTGGACGGCGGAAGATGCTCTGACGATCGAGGTGAGAGAGGTCGGACCTGACCGGTTCTCCTACGATGTCACCCGCTGCCGCTATGCCGAAACCTACAAGGAAATGGGGCTGGCCGAGATCGGCGCGCTGCTCTCGTGCAATCGCGATGCCGCCTTCTGCGAGGGTTACAATCCGGCCATGCGTCTTGATCGCACCGAGACGATCATGGAGGGCGGCCATCGCTGCGACTTCCGCTATCGCCTCGAAAAGGCGGGGGGACCGGCCCCCGTCACTGGAAAAGGTGAATCGGAGTGATTTGCATCAAGGCGTTTACCTCGAAAACGACCGTTTGGTGAAATTGCCACCATCCGCCGCTGCTGGTCTTGCATCTGCCGGCCAAATCGGTTGATGAAAGAGCTGTCAGAAACGAAAGTTACAAAAATGTCTGGTCACAAAGGCCCTTGCCGGCCTTTGCCGGCATTGTTTTTTGGCTTTGGATCGCCCGACCGATGTCACACGGGCGGCGCGGAAAGAGTTCGATGAAAGTCGGGGTTCGCGATATCGCCAGGGAAGCGGGCGTTGCCGTCAGCACCGTGTCGCATGTCCTCAATGGAACCGCCTCGATCAGCCGCGAGGTGCGCGACCGCGTGCTGGCCGTCGCCCGCGAGCTTGGCTATCTCGACCAACGGCGGGCCAAGGCGACCATCGCGACCATGGAGCGCGTGGTGGTGGCCTTCGACAGTGGGTTCATGATGTCGGGGGATGCTGCCTTCCGCAACCGAGCTCTTTACCAAGGCTTTGAGAAGGAATGCGAGCGCCGGTCGCTGAAGATCGCCACATCCGTTTCCGACGGTAATGGCATCGACGTTCATGACATTGAAAAGATCGCCAGAGCCGAAAAGGCCAGTGGTGTCGTCGTGATGAGCAGCAGTGGTAGGCTCGACCTCAGCGAACTCGTCAAGACCGGTCTGTCGCTGGTCATTATGAATGGTGAGGAACAATTGCGCCGAGCCGACGCCGTGGTGCCAGCCAATGCTTTTGCTGCCAGCATGGCGGTGCGGCATCTCGTCGCGGCGGGACATAACCGCATGCTGGTGCTGGGCACGGCCGGCCGCGACCATCTGACAATCCGGCGCGCCGGATTCGTCGAAACGATCGATATTCTGGGCCTCACCGCGGCGGAGGCAATTATCGCAGGTGAAGATGGAGTTGAGGCAGGCGAGGCGGCGGTTGCGTCGCGACTCCGTGAATCTATTGGCCTCGATGGTGCGACGGCTATTTTCTGCCTCTCCGACCCGTTGGCCGAGGGCGCGTTAAAGGCGCTATTGGCAGCCGGCCTCAAGGTACCGGACGACGTGTCGGTGATCGGCTGCGACGGCATCCGGGAGATGCGGCCCACCGATCTGGCAACGATCAATGTCGGCTATGAACACCTCGCCAAGTCGGCCCTGGCGATTATGGAATCGCGGCTGATGATTCCAAAGCCGGTGCGGTCCTGCATCCTGGTGGAGTTTGGCGCCGAATTGATCACCGGCGCCACCGTCGGGCCGCCGCCTGGCCAGCTTCTGTCAGATCGGGGTGGCGGCGCGGCGCGGACGCGCGGCAGAAGATATCGTCGTGGCAGCATCGGCGGGGGAGGGCCGCATGCGCGTCTCGTTTCTGATCGATTCCACTGATTTCCGGCGCTGGCAAGCTAAGGCTATCGCCGACGTTCTGACTGCCTCGGGTGCCAGTGGCGCGATTGCCATGGTGGCCGGCCCCCCGCCGGCTGGCCTTCTCGATCTTTGCCTTGCCTTCGAGGCCCTCGCCTTCCGGCGACCGCGCAGTGGACCGCTTGACCGGTTGTCGCTCTCCGCACTCAACCTGCCAATCGGCACCGCGGATGCTGATATCGTCATAGATCTGGCGGCCTCGGCGGAGACCACCGGCGACCGACTGCTGATTACCGTGGGTGGATTCGGCGTTGCCGCCGGCGCCGCGAACGCCATCATGGCCGGTGAGGAACCGTTCATTGATCTGATCGCCGTCGTGAATGGTGAACAACGCCTGGCCGGCCGTTGGCACGTCGCTGTCGAGGACCGGCGGCAGCTCGGCTCAGGCATGACGATCGCCGCCGGTCGAGCCATCGAGATGTTGACGTTGGCCGCCGGTCGGCTGGCAGCTGGCGCCACGCTCGGTAGCCTGACGTTGCCGCGCGTCGAAGCCGAGCCATCGCCGCACCGACGTGGTCAGCCGGCACTCTTCGCCGCGGCTGCCTTCGCGCGCTCTCTTGCCGCCCGCCTTGAGCGTCTCGTGCGCACGCCACCCAACTGGGCGGTGGCTTGGAGAACCGATGAAACGGGCGACGGCGCGCTACCGGCAATTGCCGGTCGCCGTTGGCGACGGCTAAGCGACGATGGAGGACGCTTTTACGCCGACCCTTTCGTGGTGCGCTACGGCGGCCGAACCGTTCTTTTCGTAGAAGAATTTCCCTTTGCCACCGAAAAGGGCCTCATCTCGGCGGTCGAGCTTGGAGCCAATGGCCCTGTAGGTACGCCTCGGCCGGTGATCGAGACGGACTGCCATCTGTCCTATCCTTTCGTCTTCGAAGAAGACGGGGCTCTTTACATGATTCCGGAGAGTTCCGGCCGCCGCAAGGTCGAACTGTGGCGCGCCGTCAATTTCCCTGACCATTGGGAAAGGGCGGCGGTACTGATCGACGACATCGATCTCGGCGATGCCACGCTTTTCCGAGCAGATGGCCGCTGTTATCTTTTTGGCACTGTGCGTCCGCACTGGGGCTCAAGCTGGGACGGCCTGGCCATATTTGCTGCCGAGCACCTGACCGGGCAGTGGGCCCCCCTGTTCTCCGGGCCGGCCAAAGTGGACGTCTCCTCGGCAAGACCGGCCGGCCGGATGTTCTCATTGGGAACCAGCGTCGTTCGTCCCTTCCAGGATAGCGTCGGCGGCTATGGTGCCGGCCTCGGCTTTGCCCGCGTCGAC is part of the Pleomorphomonas sp. PLEO genome and encodes:
- the accD gene encoding acetyl-CoA carboxylase, carboxyltransferase subunit beta, whose amino-acid sequence is MNWINNVVRPKIRSLWSAKRDVPENLWVKCPETGEMVFHRDLEANQWVIPNSGYHMRMPPKERFVQLFDGGEYEAIPTPSVTQDPLKFRDEKRYVDRLRDSRAKTGNDDAILVGAGRVEGNAVVAAVQDFDFMGGSLGTAAGEAIIRGVEEAVARSAAFVMFTASGGARMQEGILSLMQMPRTTVAVEMLREAGLPYIVVLTNPTLGGVTASYAMLGDVHIAEPGALIGFAGPRVIEQTIREKLPEGFQRAEYLHEHGMVDLVVHRHQMRATIGRFVRLLTHSKGTALISA
- a CDS encoding L-2-amino-thiazoline-4-carboxylic acid hydrolase encodes the protein MTMPIIERRRIEAEIVGHLFRELTTRFGTGPAREAIDAAIRKAAIAHGEKCRAELGHMPDFTDFEAILPAWTAEDALTIEVREVGPDRFSYDVTRCRYAETYKEMGLAEIGALLSCNRDAAFCEGYNPAMRLDRTETIMEGGHRCDFRYRLEKAGGPAPVTGKGESE
- a CDS encoding LacI family DNA-binding transcriptional regulator, producing the protein MKVGVRDIAREAGVAVSTVSHVLNGTASISREVRDRVLAVARELGYLDQRRAKATIATMERVVVAFDSGFMMSGDAAFRNRALYQGFEKECERRSLKIATSVSDGNGIDVHDIEKIARAEKASGVVVMSSSGRLDLSELVKTGLSLVIMNGEEQLRRADAVVPANAFAASMAVRHLVAAGHNRMLVLGTAGRDHLTIRRAGFVETIDILGLTAAEAIIAGEDGVEAGEAAVASRLRESIGLDGATAIFCLSDPLAEGALKALLAAGLKVPDDVSVIGCDGIREMRPTDLATINVGYEHLAKSALAIMESRLMIPKPVRSCILVEFGAELITGATVGPPPGQLLSDRGGGAARTRGRRYRRGSIGGGGPHARLVSDRFH
- a CDS encoding adenosine kinase, encoding MSLDFDVLTIGNAIVDILSPAEEDMLVRLGVTKSMMRLIDAEEAERIYDMMGPAVEASGGSAANTAAGVASFGGRAAYIGKVATDAFGEVFTHDIRSQGVHFETRPLFDGAPTARCMILITPDSERTMNTYLGACHHLTVDDIEEKIVAAARYTYLEGFLWDPPEAKKAFRKAAAIAHAHGRLASISLSDSFCVDRFRAEFLELMRSGTVDLVFANKEEAKALYETHDLDTAVACLRRDCKAAAVTLGADGALAFDGDELVSAPASQVDELVDMTGAGDQFAAGFLYARSRNLPLVEATRLGCLAGSECVGHIGPRPAVSLAQLARDNGLKLPV
- a CDS encoding YraN family protein translates to MNADRRAGHARGLVAEGMAAWMLRLKGYRVLATRYRTPIGEIDIVARRGDVLAFVEVKARPSLEAGLEAIAAEGYRRIEAAADLYLSRHPQFINFTLRFDLVVVRPHRWPHHIENAFS
- a CDS encoding SH3 domain-containing protein: MEGGATMGAARLKAAIILAAGLLLASPSLAQNMTVGSSGLPVPRFVSLKSDSVNVRQGPSRDQAVVWRYVRAGMPVEITQEFENWRRIRDFEGGEGWVFHSLLSGTRTAIVAPWAADKTLIDLHASPDDASRVTAHVEPKVQAPVEKCDGTWCRLDGKGFSGWIAQGSLWGVYPDEKF
- a CDS encoding 2-hydroxyacid dehydrogenase translates to MVGKKPLVVVTRKLPDVVEARMGELFNVRLNPTDRPMTQAELVEASRIADVLVPTVTDRVDSGVIGQAGQGLKLIANFGNGVDNIDVIKATERGIAVTNTPGVLTEDTADMTMALILAVPRHMADGMRALQAGEWQGWSPTGMLGNRLRGKKLGIVGMGRIGQAVARRAEAFGLSVFYHNRHRLPPEIEDKLAATWCESLDQMLNRMDIVTVHCPHTPATYHLLSARRLKLMRSDAYLINTARGEIVDEAALTRMLIAGELAGAGLDVYEQEPAISPKLVKCGRALLLPHMGSATIESRIEMGEKVIVNIRAFMDEHHLPDRVLPSML
- a CDS encoding sulfate transporter family protein, with the translated sequence MLNAVLFALRDIPTPPFRAVLLKSIGLTLALLAVVWIGTFAAAEHFATALPEDWRTAVDWLVGLVLFVGLGFLVAPVAALFAGLYADEVAEVVERTRYPADRPGVSQPLMTSLILALRFTALVVLVNIAMLPLLFLPGLNVPVFLVVNAYLLGREYFEQVAMRFRSPEAARALRGVHSGKVMLGGLSIALLLAIPIVNILTPLYATALMVHIVKLAERQERV
- a CDS encoding folylpolyglutamate synthase/dihydrofolate synthase family protein — encoded protein: METPLDIIDRLGARWPKGFDLSLGRIRRLLDALGNPERRLPPVFHVAGTNGKGSTVAFLRAILEADGLRVHADTSPHLVRYNERFRLADSSGASSFVGDDALADALSRTEKANGDEAITLFELLTAAGFLLFAERPADALLLEVGLGGRFDSTNVVDHPAVSIITSISLDHQAHLGDTVEKIAFEKAGIIKAGAPVVLSPNPDGVVAVIERVASEVRAGSMMIGGQEWTAFEEHGRLVFQDVDGLLDLPRPRLPGRHQIANAGAAIAAVRAAGFRVGHDAFERGMERVEWPARLQRLTTGAIVDAAPEGSEIWLDGGHNPGAGEVIASAMADLEERVARPLVLVAGMLVTKDPAGFFEAFAGLARRVYTVPIRGSDSARDPQALAAEARGAGVTAMATSGVTAALSHLRETWSGPAPRILICGSLYLAGEVLADNGTPPT
- the gshB gene encoding glutathione synthase, which produces MSLSVAVQMDHIASIRLAGDSTFALMLEAQKRGHSLFHYTPDKLTLRSGQVTAPIEPVVVRDEPGNHFTLGSPEKTDLSTLDVVLLRQDPPFDMAYLSTTYLLERIHPSTLVVNDPAEVRDAPEKLLVMNYPELMPETIITRDPDEIRAFRAEFGDIVLKPLYGAGGQGVYHVKPDDDNFSAFLELFLTQSRDPFIAQRYLPAVRAGDKRIILVDGKFAGLVNRVPAEGDLRSNMVRGGAAATTEVSKRDLEICEAIGAELSDRGLIFVGIDVIGDKLTEINVTSPTGIRAIRRLGGPDVAALVWDAIESHF